From a single Pasteurella atlantica genomic region:
- the yciA gene encoding acyl-CoA thioester hydrolase YciA, whose amino-acid sequence MANNQCREPEGKLILRTLAMPSDTNANGDIFGGWIMSQMDMGGAILAKEIAKGRVVTVSVNSMNFLHPVSVGDVVCCYGKCTKVGHSSLQVKVEIFIKRVYEGLRDRHCVTEAEFTFVAVDNDGKPRPIPREDNPELDTALALLNQ is encoded by the coding sequence ATGGCAAATAATCAATGTCGAGAACCTGAAGGAAAGCTAATTTTAAGAACCCTTGCAATGCCATCTGATACCAATGCCAATGGTGATATTTTTGGTGGTTGGATTATGTCTCAAATGGATATGGGAGGGGCTATTTTAGCAAAAGAGATTGCTAAAGGGAGAGTGGTTACCGTTTCCGTTAACTCAATGAATTTTTTACATCCTGTTTCTGTCGGTGATGTCGTATGCTGCTATGGAAAATGTACTAAAGTTGGACATTCATCTCTACAAGTCAAAGTCGAAATTTTTATTAAACGCGTTTATGAGGGATTACGAGATCGTCACTGTGTGACAGAAGCTGAATTTACCTTTGTGGCAGTAGATAATGACGGTAAGCCTCGCCCTATTCCACGTGAAGATAATCCTGAATTAGATACTGCTCTTGCATTACTTAACCAATAG
- a CDS encoding septation protein A codes for MKQLLEFIPLILFFVVYKLFGTQEAAITLVIATIIQLILLKVFFGEVTKMQLFMAGFVLIFGGLTAYFDDIRFLQWKVTIINGLFAFALLFSQFVLKSPIIKYLLGKEIQLENKVWNNLNLGWAVFFIFCMLLNIYISEFMSEDIWSTFKVFGLTGLSLIATIITGVYLYPHLKQLEENNGK; via the coding sequence ATGAAACAATTACTTGAATTTATCCCACTAATTTTATTTTTTGTTGTTTATAAATTATTTGGTACACAAGAAGCTGCAATCACTTTAGTTATTGCGACTATTATTCAATTAATTTTACTAAAAGTGTTTTTTGGTGAGGTGACTAAAATGCAACTGTTTATGGCTGGTTTTGTTCTAATTTTTGGAGGTTTAACTGCTTATTTTGATGATATTCGCTTTCTACAATGGAAGGTGACCATTATTAACGGACTTTTTGCATTCGCGTTGCTATTTAGCCAATTTGTATTAAAAAGCCCTATTATTAAATATTTACTTGGGAAAGAAATTCAGTTAGAAAATAAAGTTTGGAATAATCTAAATCTAGGTTGGGCAGTATTTTTTATCTTCTGTATGTTACTGAATATTTATATCAGTGAATTTATGTCTGAGGATATTTGGTCTACCTTTAAAGTATTTGGATTAACAGGGCTAAGCCTGATTGCGACAATTATTACAGGTGTGTATCTCTATCCACATTTGAAACAACTGGAGGAAAACAATGGCAAATAA
- the yfbV gene encoding terminus macrodomain insulation protein YfbV, translating to MYDTLKAGQNYIETLPNQKKLNVFMPDYRFIKWVKFAQKVMPAFACFAIIWQYFLHSPTQFILVNVLITALFALSIPFQGLFWLGRRAKSPLSLSLLKWYEELRIKLISEQIDVEEQMMPSYQDFATLLKLAEQTWGDQYFDEL from the coding sequence ATGTATGACACACTAAAAGCAGGACAGAATTATATTGAAACCTTACCAAATCAAAAAAAACTCAATGTCTTTATGCCGGATTACCGCTTTATTAAATGGGTTAAATTTGCACAAAAAGTAATGCCTGCTTTTGCTTGTTTTGCCATTATTTGGCAATATTTTTTACATAGTCCCACTCAATTTATTTTAGTCAATGTTTTAATTACTGCGTTATTTGCATTGAGCATTCCCTTTCAAGGATTGTTTTGGCTTGGTAGACGAGCTAAATCTCCTCTTTCTCTTTCTTTATTAAAGTGGTATGAGGAGTTACGCATAAAATTGATTAGTGAGCAAATTGATGTGGAAGAACAAATGATGCCTTCTTATCAAGATTTTGCCACTTTATTAAAACTCGCTGAGCAAACTTGGGGTGATCAGTATTTTGATGAGTTATAA
- the frdD gene encoding fumarate reductase subunit FrdD gives MKEIKRSDEPVVWLLFGAGTTVSAMFYPILVLIIGFLLPLGLISGGVENLVAFSQCWFGKLVILGFLIFPVWGAMHRIHHGLHDFKIHLPASGIIFYGLSILYSVLVLFAVINI, from the coding sequence ATGAAAGAGATTAAACGTTCTGATGAGCCTGTTGTATGGTTACTATTTGGTGCAGGAACAACAGTAAGTGCTATGTTCTACCCTATATTAGTGCTAATTATTGGTTTTTTATTACCGCTTGGTTTAATTAGCGGTGGGGTTGAAAATCTTGTGGCATTTTCACAATGTTGGTTTGGTAAACTAGTGATTTTAGGGTTTTTGATCTTCCCTGTTTGGGGAGCAATGCACCGTATTCATCACGGCTTGCACGATTTTAAAATTCATTTACCCGCAAGTGGAATTATCTTCTATGGTTTATCAATTTTATATAGTGTGTTAGTATTATTTGCAGTAATTAACATTTAA
- a CDS encoding YciI family protein, translating to MYYVIFAQDKPNTLQQRLAVREQHLARLKHLQAEGRLFTAGPNPAIDSETPGEAGFTGSTVIAQFTSLEDAKQWASEDPYVEAGVYGEVFVKPFLKVF from the coding sequence ATGTATTATGTTATTTTTGCTCAAGATAAACCAAACACGCTACAACAACGTCTTGCTGTGCGTGAACAACATTTAGCTCGCTTAAAGCACTTACAAGCAGAAGGTCGACTATTTACTGCAGGTCCAAATCCAGCAATTGATAGTGAAACACCTGGAGAGGCAGGTTTTACCGGGTCAACAGTCATTGCACAATTTACTTCATTAGAAGACGCAAAACAGTGGGCAAGTGAAGACCCTTACGTAGAAGCTGGTGTTTATGGCGAAGTATTTGTAAAACCTTTTCTTAAAGTATTTTAA
- a CDS encoding ComEA family DNA-binding protein, whose protein sequence is MKFLKTLVILMLATAVSTVSFAAPSSNSSKAEKQKTSQGAKQKSKKVKKTKQVKKTKKAKKLEKSSKTKTKSSKQAVTSSKKNAKKTASNKVNKKSGSVKKKAESKNVKTEKKASSVKKTANTKKSKTKKTAKKMSKVVNINTATATELQQLAGIGPKKAKAIISYRKKVGKIKNITELSNVQGIGVATIKNIKSFVKF, encoded by the coding sequence ATGAAATTTTTAAAAACACTTGTAATTTTGATGCTTGCAACAGCCGTTTCAACGGTCTCTTTTGCGGCACCGAGTTCAAACTCTTCTAAAGCAGAGAAACAAAAAACATCTCAGGGAGCAAAGCAAAAATCAAAAAAAGTAAAAAAAACAAAACAGGTGAAGAAAACAAAAAAAGCTAAAAAACTTGAAAAATCATCAAAAACTAAGACAAAATCAAGTAAGCAAGCGGTTACATCATCAAAGAAAAATGCAAAAAAAACAGCATCTAACAAAGTAAATAAAAAATCAGGCAGTGTGAAAAAGAAAGCAGAGTCTAAAAACGTGAAAACAGAAAAGAAAGCATCTTCTGTGAAAAAAACGGCGAATACAAAAAAATCGAAGACTAAAAAAACAGCGAAAAAAATGTCTAAAGTAGTGAATATTAACACTGCAACGGCAACAGAGTTACAACAGTTAGCAGGCATTGGTCCTAAAAAAGCAAAAGCGATTATTTCTTATCGTAAGAAAGTCGGTAAAATTAAAAATATTACGGAACTTTCAAATGTGCAAGGCATTGGTGTTGCGACTATTAAAAATATTAAATCTTTTGTGAAATTTTAA
- the epmA gene encoding elongation factor P--(R)-beta-lysine ligase gives MENLQLDEIDWMPTASIENLLQRAKIIKNIRQFFTERGLLEVETPILSEFGVTDINLVTFETNFNAPFSNEVQQLHLITSPEYHMKRLLVAGSGPIFQIGKVFRNEEAGKKHNPEFTMLEWYRPHFDMYRLINEVDDLLQHILDCEPAESFNYQFIFQQYVGLDPLSASKKQLIEKAREHGLQCSDDESRNILLQFLFSELVEPKIGQDRPVAIFHFPATQAALAQISSEDHRVAERFEFYFKGIEIANGFHELQNAEEQIRRFMQDNIEREKLGLPPQKLDTRFLTSLKQGMPDCSGVALGVDRLLMLAMDKENINEVISFGITAA, from the coding sequence ATGGAAAATTTACAATTAGACGAAATAGATTGGATGCCTACAGCATCTATTGAAAATCTATTACAACGTGCAAAAATTATCAAAAATATACGACAATTTTTTACAGAACGAGGATTATTAGAAGTTGAAACACCTATCTTAAGTGAATTTGGGGTAACTGATATAAATCTTGTAACTTTTGAAACAAACTTTAATGCACCATTTTCAAATGAAGTTCAACAGTTACACTTAATAACAAGCCCTGAATATCATATGAAACGCTTACTTGTCGCAGGTTCTGGACCTATTTTCCAGATCGGTAAAGTATTTCGCAATGAGGAAGCAGGAAAGAAACATAATCCAGAATTTACAATGTTAGAATGGTATCGTCCACATTTTGATATGTATCGCTTAATCAATGAAGTGGATGATTTATTGCAACATATTTTAGATTGTGAACCAGCAGAATCCTTTAATTATCAATTTATCTTTCAACAGTATGTTGGATTAGATCCTCTTTCTGCTTCAAAAAAACAACTTATTGAGAAAGCTCGTGAACACGGTTTACAATGCAGTGATGATGAAAGCCGTAATATTTTATTACAATTTTTATTTAGCGAGTTAGTTGAACCTAAAATTGGACAAGATAGACCTGTTGCCATTTTCCATTTTCCAGCCACTCAAGCGGCTCTTGCACAAATTAGTTCAGAAGATCATCGTGTTGCAGAACGTTTTGAATTTTATTTTAAAGGTATTGAAATCGCAAATGGCTTTCACGAACTACAAAATGCAGAAGAGCAAATTCGCCGTTTTATGCAAGATAACATTGAACGTGAAAAATTAGGATTACCTCCTCAAAAATTGGATACCCGTTTTCTTACATCTTTAAAACAAGGAATGCCAGATTGTTCGGGAGTTGCACTTGGTGTCGATCGTTTATTAATGCTCGCAATGGATAAAGAGAATATTAATGAAGTGATTTCTTTTGGAATAACGGCAGCTTAG
- the nhaB gene encoding sodium/proton antiporter NhaB, with the protein MIAPSSIFKNFLGNSPLWYKYAIIFFLVLNPILFFIDPFVAGWCLVCEFIFTLAMALKCYPLQPGGLLAMEAVVIGMTHPEHIKEEIMANFEVILLLMFMVAGIYFMKQLLLYAFTKLLIVVRSKRTLSLAFCLSAAFLSAFLDALTVIAVIISVSVGFYGVYHKVASGYTFDDDVNDIYCDEKITTNKQILEHFRSFLRSLLMHAGVGSALGGVMTMVGEPQNLIIADKASWHFGEFVLRVAPVSVPVLLCGAVTCYLLERYRLFGYGDPLPRRVWAILARFNTEQDKKMTDQDRAKLVIQALAGIWLVIGLAFHLADVGIIGLTIIIICTSFCGIIDEHSIGESFKESLPFTALLVVFFSIVAVIVDLKLFEPIIKYVLAADTDSQLGLFYIFNGLLSMISDNVFVGTVYINEAFHALKENIITREQFDLISVAINTGTNLPSVATPNGQAAFLFLLTSSFAPLVRLSYGRMVYMALPYTIVLSLVGFASLKLFLPTLTSLMTDWGWLIIR; encoded by the coding sequence ATGATAGCCCCGAGTTCTATTTTCAAGAATTTTTTAGGAAATTCCCCATTATGGTATAAATATGCCATTATCTTTTTTTTGGTTTTAAATCCAATTTTATTTTTCATCGACCCATTTGTTGCTGGTTGGTGTTTAGTCTGTGAATTTATCTTTACCTTAGCAATGGCACTAAAATGCTATCCTTTACAACCTGGTGGTTTATTAGCTATGGAAGCGGTTGTAATTGGAATGACGCATCCTGAACATATTAAAGAAGAAATAATGGCAAATTTTGAAGTTATTTTGCTATTAATGTTTATGGTAGCGGGTATTTACTTTATGAAACAGTTACTACTTTATGCATTTACTAAGCTATTAATTGTAGTACGTTCAAAAAGAACATTATCATTAGCCTTTTGTTTAAGTGCAGCTTTTCTTTCTGCATTCTTAGATGCTCTAACTGTTATTGCCGTTATTATCAGTGTCAGCGTAGGTTTTTACGGGGTTTATCATAAAGTAGCTTCTGGTTACACCTTTGATGATGATGTAAACGATATTTATTGTGATGAAAAAATCACTACCAACAAACAAATTTTGGAACATTTCCGTAGCTTTTTACGTAGCTTACTTATGCACGCAGGTGTAGGAAGTGCGTTAGGTGGTGTAATGACAATGGTAGGCGAACCTCAAAACTTAATTATTGCAGATAAAGCTAGTTGGCATTTTGGTGAATTTGTATTACGTGTTGCCCCTGTAAGTGTCCCTGTTTTATTATGCGGTGCTGTTACTTGTTATCTTTTAGAACGATACAGATTATTTGGCTATGGTGACCCGTTGCCACGTCGTGTATGGGCAATTTTAGCGCGTTTTAATACAGAACAAGATAAAAAAATGACCGATCAAGATCGTGCGAAATTAGTTATTCAAGCCCTTGCAGGAATTTGGTTAGTTATTGGGTTAGCATTCCATTTGGCGGATGTTGGAATTATTGGTTTAACTATTATCATTATCTGTACTTCTTTCTGTGGTATCATTGATGAACATTCGATAGGAGAATCATTTAAAGAGTCATTGCCTTTTACTGCATTACTTGTCGTTTTCTTCTCAATAGTGGCTGTAATCGTTGACTTAAAACTTTTTGAACCAATTATTAAATATGTGTTAGCCGCAGATACTGATTCACAGCTTGGATTATTCTATATCTTTAATGGATTGCTCTCGATGATTTCTGATAATGTCTTTGTAGGAACAGTTTATATTAATGAAGCTTTCCACGCTTTAAAAGAGAATATTATTACGCGTGAACAATTTGACTTAATTTCTGTTGCAATTAATACAGGTACTAATTTACCATCAGTGGCAACACCAAATGGACAAGCGGCATTTTTATTCTTATTAACCTCATCTTTTGCTCCTTTGGTTCGTTTATCTTATGGTAGAATGGTGTATATGGCGTTACCTTACACAATTGTGTTATCTTTAGTCGGTTTCGCATCATTAAAATTATTTTTACCAACACTAACGTCACTAATGACAGATTGGGGTTGGTTAATTATTCGTTAA
- a CDS encoding succinate dehydrogenase/fumarate reductase iron-sulfur subunit, translating to MAEQNMMTVEVLRYNPEKDNEPHLTKYQVPYDSQTSLLDALGYIKDEEEPELSYRWSCRMAICGSCGMMVNNKPKLACKTFLRDYSGYMRIEPLANFPIERDLVVDLSHFIESLEAIKPYIIDNKAPELEAPVDDKEFADARVELEKTRTKQTPAQLEKYRTFSMCINCGLCYAACPQFGLNPEFVGPAALTLAHRYNLDNRDSGKAERMKVINGKNGVWSCTFVGYCSEVCPKHVDPASAVNQGKVESSKDYVISMLKPKK from the coding sequence ATGGCAGAACAAAATATGATGACAGTTGAAGTGCTTCGTTATAATCCAGAAAAAGATAACGAACCTCATTTAACCAAGTATCAAGTACCTTATGATAGCCAAACTTCACTTCTTGATGCACTTGGTTATATTAAAGATGAAGAAGAACCAGAACTTTCTTATCGTTGGTCTTGTCGAATGGCGATATGTGGTTCTTGTGGAATGATGGTAAACAATAAGCCTAAACTTGCGTGTAAAACATTCTTACGTGATTACAGCGGTTATATGCGTATTGAACCACTTGCAAACTTTCCAATTGAGCGTGACTTAGTGGTCGATTTAAGTCACTTTATTGAAAGTTTAGAAGCGATCAAACCATATATTATTGATAATAAAGCCCCTGAATTAGAAGCGCCTGTTGATGATAAGGAATTTGCAGATGCTCGTGTTGAACTTGAAAAAACTCGTACTAAACAAACACCAGCACAGTTAGAAAAATACCGTACATTCTCAATGTGTATCAACTGTGGTTTATGTTATGCAGCTTGTCCACAATTTGGTTTAAACCCTGAATTTGTTGGTCCTGCAGCGTTAACACTGGCACACCGTTATAACCTTGATAACCGTGATAGTGGTAAAGCTGAGCGTATGAAAGTGATCAATGGTAAAAATGGGGTATGGAGCTGTACTTTTGTGGGCTATTGTTCAGAAGTATGTCCAAAACACGTTGATCCTGCATCAGCGGTAAACCAAGGTAAAGTTGAAAGCTCGAAAGATTACGTGATTTCAATGTTAAAACCAAAGAAATAA
- the frdA gene encoding fumarate reductase (quinol) flavoprotein subunit, which yields MQTVNVDVAIVGAGGGGLRAAIAAAEANPNLKIALISKVYPMRSHTVAAEGGSAAVIKETDSYEKHFHDTVAGGDWLCEQDVVEYFVKHSPVEMTQLERWGCPWSRKDDGGVNVRRFGGMKIERTWFAADKTGFHLLHTLFQTSIKYPQIIRFDEHFVLDILADDGHARGCVAMNMMEGTFVQINANAVVIATGGGCRAFRFNTNGGIVTGDGLSMAYRHGVPLRDMEFVQYHPTGLPNTGILMTEGCRGEGGILVNKDGYRYLQDYGLGPETPVGKPENKYMELGPRDKVSQAFWQEWKKGNTLKTAKGVDIVHLDLRHLGAKYLQERLPFICELSKAYEGVDPAEAPIPVRPVVHYTMGGIEVNQQSETIIKGLFAVGECASSGLHGANRLGSNSLAELTVLGRVAGEGAARVASEATPANQAVIDAQAKDILARVHELARQEGDESWSQIRNEMGDSMEEGCGIYRTEESMQTTVNKIAELKERYKKISIKDTSSVFNTDLLYKIELGYILDVAQAISSSALERKESRGAHQRLDYTERDDEKYLQHTLAYYNKDAAPTIKYSDVKITTSQPAKRVYGAEADAAEAAEKAAKAAKE from the coding sequence GTGCAAACTGTAAATGTTGATGTAGCGATTGTGGGCGCTGGTGGTGGTGGCTTACGTGCTGCGATTGCGGCAGCAGAGGCTAATCCAAATTTAAAAATAGCGTTAATTTCTAAGGTTTATCCTATGCGTAGCCATACTGTGGCTGCAGAAGGTGGATCAGCGGCGGTAATTAAAGAAACTGATTCTTATGAAAAACACTTTCACGATACTGTGGCAGGTGGGGACTGGTTATGTGAACAAGATGTTGTAGAATATTTTGTTAAGCATTCTCCAGTTGAAATGACACAACTTGAACGTTGGGGTTGTCCTTGGAGTCGTAAAGATGACGGCGGTGTAAACGTGCGTCGTTTTGGTGGAATGAAAATTGAGCGTACTTGGTTCGCTGCAGATAAAACAGGTTTCCACTTATTACACACTCTTTTCCAAACTTCAATTAAATATCCTCAAATTATCCGTTTTGATGAGCATTTCGTTTTAGATATTCTTGCTGATGATGGTCACGCACGTGGTTGTGTCGCAATGAATATGATGGAAGGGACTTTTGTTCAAATCAATGCAAATGCGGTTGTTATCGCAACAGGTGGCGGTTGTCGTGCATTCCGTTTCAATACCAATGGGGGTATCGTAACAGGTGATGGTTTATCTATGGCATATCGTCACGGTGTACCATTGCGTGATATGGAATTTGTTCAATATCACCCAACAGGATTACCAAATACTGGAATCTTAATGACAGAAGGTTGTCGTGGGGAAGGGGGTATTCTGGTGAATAAAGACGGTTACCGTTACTTACAAGACTACGGTCTAGGACCTGAAACACCTGTAGGTAAACCAGAAAATAAATATATGGAACTTGGTCCTCGTGATAAAGTTTCACAAGCATTCTGGCAAGAATGGAAAAAAGGTAATACCCTTAAAACAGCAAAAGGGGTGGACATTGTTCATCTTGATTTACGTCACTTGGGGGCGAAATATTTACAAGAACGTTTACCATTTATTTGTGAATTATCTAAAGCTTATGAAGGGGTTGACCCAGCAGAAGCACCAATTCCAGTACGTCCAGTTGTTCACTATACAATGGGTGGTATTGAAGTTAATCAACAATCTGAAACCATTATTAAAGGTTTATTCGCAGTAGGTGAATGTGCATCATCAGGCTTGCACGGTGCAAACCGTTTAGGTTCAAACTCTCTTGCTGAATTAACGGTTCTTGGTCGTGTAGCTGGGGAAGGTGCAGCTCGTGTAGCATCAGAAGCAACACCTGCAAATCAAGCGGTTATTGATGCACAAGCAAAAGATATTTTAGCCCGTGTTCACGAGTTAGCTCGTCAAGAAGGCGATGAGTCTTGGTCACAAATCCGTAACGAGATGGGTGATTCAATGGAAGAAGGCTGTGGTATTTATCGTACAGAAGAAAGTATGCAAACTACGGTTAATAAAATTGCTGAACTTAAAGAACGTTACAAAAAAATCAGCATTAAAGATACCTCAAGCGTATTCAACACTGATTTATTATATAAAATTGAGTTGGGTTATATCCTTGATGTTGCTCAGGCTATTTCATCTTCAGCATTGGAGCGTAAAGAGTCTCGTGGTGCACACCAGCGTTTAGACTACACAGAACGTGATGATGAAAAATATTTACAACATACGTTGGCTTACTATAACAAAGATGCTGCACCAACTATTAAATATAGTGATGTGAAGATTACCACTTCACAACCAGCAAAACGTGTTTATGGTGCAGAAGCTGATGCAGCAGAAGCTGCTGAGAAAGCCGCAAAAGCAGCTAAGGAGTAG
- the frdC gene encoding fumarate reductase subunit FrdC translates to MTTETTKRKKYVREMTPTWWKKLDFYKLYIAREATAVPTLWFCLVLLYGVICLGGGVEDVKANFIPFLQNPVVVIFNIITLGAVILNTVTYYFMTPKVLNIIVKNQRINPNIITGVLWGATAFVSLVILVLMYI, encoded by the coding sequence ATGACAACTGAAACAACTAAACGCAAAAAATATGTGCGTGAAATGACGCCAACGTGGTGGAAAAAGTTAGATTTTTACAAACTGTACATTGCTCGTGAAGCAACCGCAGTGCCAACACTTTGGTTTTGTTTAGTCTTACTTTATGGTGTGATCTGTTTAGGTGGTGGCGTAGAAGATGTAAAAGCGAATTTTATTCCATTTTTACAAAATCCTGTGGTAGTGATTTTTAATATTATCACACTAGGAGCCGTCATTCTTAATACCGTGACTTATTACTTTATGACACCAAAAGTGCTGAATATTATTGTTAAAAATCAACGTATCAATCCAAATATTATTACAGGGGTCTTATGGGGTGCAACCGCATTCGTTAGCCTTGTAATTTTAGTATTGATGTACATTTAA
- the dsbB gene encoding disulfide bond formation protein DsbB: MLNYIKELSLGRSAWFLLILSGVILEGIALYFQHKMGLAPCVMCIYERIALLAICIAGAIAFIAPRFLLFRLIALAMGILGAVQGLNLSVKHYNYQFNPSPWNQCPIKVDFPDQLPLNQWFPNFFEATGSCSEIKWQFLSFSMPQWLAMIFSAYLTVLVIVALSQFKRLKKKDQFIFG, from the coding sequence ATGCTAAATTACATCAAAGAGCTTTCCCTTGGGCGTAGTGCTTGGTTTCTTCTTATCCTAAGTGGAGTAATACTTGAAGGAATAGCCCTTTATTTTCAACACAAAATGGGATTAGCACCTTGTGTAATGTGTATTTATGAGCGAATAGCCTTATTGGCTATTTGTATTGCAGGAGCAATTGCGTTTATTGCTCCTCGATTTCTTCTTTTTCGTTTAATAGCCCTAGCAATGGGAATTTTAGGTGCGGTTCAAGGATTAAATTTATCAGTTAAACACTATAACTATCAATTTAATCCTTCTCCTTGGAATCAATGTCCAATCAAGGTAGATTTTCCTGACCAATTACCTTTAAATCAATGGTTTCCCAATTTTTTTGAAGCAACAGGTAGTTGTAGTGAAATAAAATGGCAATTCCTCAGTTTTTCAATGCCTCAGTGGTTAGCTATGATTTTTAGTGCTTATTTGACGGTTTTGGTGATTGTTGCTTTAAGTCAATTCAAAAGATTAAAAAAGAAAGATCAATTTATTTTTGGATAG
- the fadR gene encoding fatty acid metabolism transcriptional regulator FadR — translation MNENKFGILKASSPAALAEEYIIKSIWNNTYPPNSYLPAERELADTIGVTRTTLREVLQRLAREGWLNIQHGKPTYVNNIWETGGTSVVEKLFQLDKTVAPLIIADILSLRTRMSDSYIPKAIETDPEGSLAIFEQLEQLDDTAKAYTEFDYHVFRSFTVVANKPVYGLIFNSFKGLYNQIGGIYFSIPEGRKLAHDFYTSLQELCRNENAEKVRECIKIHREQSTKLWNEILGKLGTKPRMEG, via the coding sequence ATGAATGAAAACAAATTTGGTATTTTAAAAGCCAGTAGTCCAGCAGCATTAGCAGAAGAGTATATTATTAAAAGTATTTGGAATAATACTTATCCACCTAATTCATATTTACCTGCTGAAAGAGAATTAGCGGATACTATTGGGGTAACACGAACAACATTACGAGAAGTTTTACAGCGTCTCGCTCGTGAAGGTTGGTTAAATATTCAGCACGGCAAACCAACTTATGTTAATAATATTTGGGAAACAGGCGGAACAAGTGTGGTAGAAAAGTTATTTCAACTTGATAAAACAGTCGCCCCTCTTATTATTGCAGATATTCTTTCATTACGTACTCGAATGTCAGATTCTTATATTCCGAAAGCAATCGAAACAGATCCTGAAGGTTCTTTGGCAATTTTTGAACAATTAGAACAATTAGACGATACAGCAAAAGCCTATACCGAATTTGATTACCACGTATTTAGAAGTTTTACTGTCGTTGCAAATAAACCTGTTTATGGTTTAATTTTTAATAGCTTTAAAGGTTTGTATAATCAGATTGGAGGTATTTATTTTAGTATTCCTGAAGGGCGAAAATTAGCACACGATTTTTACACTAGCTTACAAGAGTTATGTAGAAATGAAAACGCTGAAAAAGTACGAGAATGTATTAAAATACACCGAGAACAAAGTACCAAACTATGGAATGAAATACTAGGAAAGCTAGGGACTAAACCTAGAATGGAAGGCTAA